The proteins below are encoded in one region of uncultured Desulfovibrio sp.:
- a CDS encoding lactate permease LctP family transporter, with amino-acid sequence MPWTQVYDPAGSPVLSALVAGIPLLVLFYMLAFRRSKGHYAAFVGLAISFLLAVLVWTMPVMTAVNAVIYGAANGIFPIIWIVVTAVWIYNLTVESGDFDIIKQSLARLTDDRRLQAIFIAFAFGSFIEGTAGFGTPVAITAAMLMGLGFKPIYAAGICLIANTAPVAFGAIGVPVLVAAQVSGFSDLTVSQIVGRQLLLLAFVVPLWLSITMCGIRRSLEVLPAVLLAGAVFAGTQFLFSNYHGPTLPNIISAPATLVALVVLLRFWKPARVFRFADDSEEAQNGPAPAAGLVLRAWLPYIILAIMVFLWGLPSVKAVLDSVSGAVATQGIAWPGLEGAVARTVPIVSETTPYAAIFKFNWLSSGGTAILLAGFLSVPFMRNYSLGRAVSCFFRTWYQLRFPVLTIAMILGLAYLMNYAGMSSTLGIGFTLTGSLFPLFSPLLGWVGVFLTGSDTSSNALFCGMQRSTAEVVGMPPELAVASNSAGGVTGKMISPQTISVATAATGMVGQEGNLFRFALGHSIAMTIVICLLTWLMAGPLRWTLPG; translated from the coding sequence ATGCCCTGGACCCAGGTTTACGACCCTGCGGGAAGTCCCGTGCTTTCCGCGCTGGTGGCCGGCATTCCCCTGCTGGTTCTGTTCTACATGCTGGCCTTCCGCCGCTCCAAGGGGCATTATGCCGCCTTTGTGGGCCTTGCCATTTCCTTTCTGCTGGCAGTCCTTGTGTGGACCATGCCCGTCATGACGGCGGTCAATGCCGTCATCTACGGGGCGGCCAACGGCATCTTTCCCATTATCTGGATCGTGGTCACGGCTGTCTGGATCTACAACCTCACCGTGGAATCCGGCGATTTCGACATCATCAAGCAGTCGCTGGCCCGCCTGACGGACGACCGGCGCCTGCAGGCCATCTTCATTGCCTTTGCCTTCGGTTCCTTCATCGAGGGCACGGCGGGCTTCGGCACGCCGGTGGCCATCACGGCGGCCATGCTCATGGGACTGGGTTTCAAGCCCATCTATGCGGCCGGCATCTGCCTTATTGCCAATACCGCCCCCGTGGCCTTCGGGGCCATTGGCGTACCCGTGCTGGTGGCCGCACAGGTGTCCGGCTTTTCCGACCTCACGGTAAGCCAGATCGTGGGGCGGCAGCTGCTGCTGCTGGCCTTTGTGGTGCCGCTGTGGCTGAGCATCACCATGTGCGGCATCCGCCGTTCCCTGGAAGTGCTGCCCGCCGTGCTGCTGGCCGGGGCCGTTTTTGCCGGCACGCAGTTCCTCTTTTCCAACTATCACGGCCCCACGCTGCCCAATATCATTTCCGCGCCGGCCACCCTGGTGGCCCTGGTGGTCCTGCTGCGCTTCTGGAAGCCCGCGCGCGTCTTCCGCTTTGCCGATGACAGCGAGGAGGCGCAGAACGGTCCCGCGCCGGCGGCCGGTCTGGTCCTTCGGGCCTGGCTGCCCTATATCATCCTGGCCATCATGGTCTTTCTGTGGGGGCTGCCGTCGGTGAAGGCCGTGCTGGATTCCGTGTCCGGCGCTGTGGCCACGCAGGGCATTGCCTGGCCGGGGCTGGAAGGGGCCGTGGCCCGCACCGTGCCCATCGTGAGCGAAACCACGCCCTATGCTGCCATCTTCAAGTTCAACTGGCTGTCCTCCGGCGGTACGGCCATTCTCCTGGCGGGCTTCCTGTCCGTGCCCTTCATGCGCAACTACTCCCTGGGTCGTGCGGTTTCCTGCTTCTTCCGCACCTGGTACCAGCTGCGCTTTCCCGTGCTCACCATTGCCATGATTCTTGGCCTGGCCTATCTCATGAACTACGCGGGCATGAGTTCCACCCTGGGTATCGGCTTTACCCTCACGGGCAGTCTTTTCCCGCTCTTTTCGCCTCTGCTGGGCTGGGTGGGCGTCTTTCTGACGGGATCCGACACCTCGTCCAATGCGCTGTTCTGCGGCATGCAGCGTTCCACCGCCGAGGTGGTGGGCATGCCGCCGGAGCTGGCCGTGGCCTCCAATTCGGCCGGCGGCGTCACCGGCAAGATGATCTCGCCGCAGACCATCAGCGTGGCCACGGCGGCCACGGGCATGGTGGGGCAGGAGGGCAACCTCTTCCGCTTTGCGCTGGGACACAGCATTGCCATGACCATTGTCATCTGCCTGCTGACCTGGCTCATGGCCGGTCCGCTGCGTTGGACTCTGCCGGGCTAG
- a CDS encoding EVE domain-containing protein: protein MQYWLFKSEPGCFSWQDLAAAPGQTTSWDGVRNYQARNFMKAMQVGDLGFFYHSGQTPAIVGVVEVVRAAYPDHTALDPENPHFDPRATPQKPIWEMVDVRLRQALPRPLSRRELSGHAGLAHMELMRKGSRLSVQPVDEAAFHYILALSNAPG from the coding sequence ATGCAATACTGGCTCTTCAAGTCCGAACCCGGCTGTTTCTCCTGGCAGGATCTTGCCGCCGCCCCGGGACAGACGACCTCGTGGGATGGGGTGCGCAACTACCAGGCCCGCAACTTCATGAAGGCCATGCAGGTGGGAGACCTGGGCTTTTTTTACCACAGCGGCCAAACGCCCGCCATCGTGGGCGTGGTGGAGGTGGTACGCGCCGCCTACCCCGACCATACGGCGCTGGACCCGGAAAATCCCCACTTTGACCCGCGGGCCACGCCCCAGAAACCCATCTGGGAAATGGTGGATGTGCGCCTGCGGCAGGCCCTTCCCCGTCCGCTGAGCCGGCGGGAGCTGTCCGGCCATGCTGGCCTGGCTCATATGGAACTCATGCGCAAGGGCAGCCGCCTTTCCGTGCAGCCCGTGGATGAGGCTGCCTTTCACTACATTCTGGCCCTGAGCAACGCCCCCGGCTAG
- a CDS encoding FAD-linked oxidase C-terminal domain-containing protein, translating into MANKSLIRDFENLLGPENVFSSEADRQSYSYDSAVLPPIVPTLVIRPTTGEQLGQSVKKLYDAGIPMTVRGAGTNLSGGVIPDDQDSVVILTNGLNRILEINENDLYAVVEPGVVTATFAAAVEKKGLFYPPDPGSQAVSTLGGNIAENAGGLRGLKYGVTRDYVMGVEFFDATGALVRSGSRTVKCVTGYNLAGMLSQSEGTLGIISQAILKLVPPPQASKALMAVFDDMQKAAEAVAGIIAAHVVPCTLEFLDNNTIVRVDDFTHAGLPRDAAAILLIEVDGHPAQVADDAEAVERVLRASGATAVHVARDAAEKNTLWEARRMALPVLARARPTTILEDATVPRSQIPAMMHAVTSIAAKYQVEVGTFGHAGDGNLHPTFLCDKRNAEEFARVEAAIDEMFDTALSLHGTLSGEHGIGTAKARWMEKETSRGTILFSQRLRRALDPKGLLNPTKLVSIR; encoded by the coding sequence ATGGCAAACAAATCCCTGATCCGGGACTTCGAAAACCTGCTTGGTCCCGAAAATGTCTTCAGCTCCGAAGCTGACCGCCAGAGCTATTCCTACGATTCGGCCGTGCTGCCGCCCATCGTGCCCACGCTGGTCATCCGCCCCACCACCGGCGAACAGCTGGGGCAGTCTGTCAAAAAGCTCTATGATGCCGGCATTCCCATGACCGTGCGCGGCGCCGGCACCAATCTTTCCGGCGGCGTCATTCCCGACGATCAGGACAGTGTGGTCATCCTTACCAACGGTCTCAACCGCATTCTGGAAATCAACGAAAACGACCTCTATGCCGTGGTGGAACCGGGCGTGGTCACGGCCACCTTTGCCGCCGCGGTGGAAAAGAAGGGCCTCTTCTATCCCCCGGACCCGGGTTCGCAGGCCGTGTCCACCCTGGGCGGCAATATTGCCGAAAATGCGGGCGGGCTGCGCGGCCTCAAATACGGCGTGACCCGGGACTACGTCATGGGCGTGGAATTTTTCGATGCCACGGGCGCCCTGGTCAGAAGCGGCTCGCGCACGGTCAAGTGCGTCACCGGCTACAATCTGGCCGGCATGCTCAGCCAGAGCGAAGGCACCCTGGGCATCATCTCCCAGGCCATTCTCAAGCTGGTGCCGCCGCCGCAGGCTTCCAAGGCGCTCATGGCCGTCTTTGACGACATGCAGAAGGCTGCCGAGGCCGTGGCCGGCATCATTGCCGCCCATGTGGTTCCCTGCACCCTGGAATTTCTGGACAACAACACCATCGTGCGCGTGGACGACTTCACCCATGCGGGCCTGCCGCGCGACGCGGCCGCCATCCTGCTCATCGAGGTGGACGGTCACCCCGCCCAGGTAGCCGACGATGCCGAGGCCGTGGAACGCGTGCTCAGGGCCTCGGGCGCCACGGCCGTGCATGTGGCCCGCGATGCCGCCGAAAAGAATACCCTCTGGGAGGCCCGCCGCATGGCCCTGCCCGTGCTGGCCCGTGCCCGGCCCACCACCATTCTGGAAGACGCCACCGTGCCCCGCTCGCAGATTCCGGCCATGATGCACGCCGTGACCAGCATTGCCGCCAAGTATCAGGTGGAAGTGGGTACCTTCGGCCATGCCGGGGACGGCAACCTGCACCCCACCTTCCTCTGCGACAAGCGCAATGCCGAGGAATTCGCCCGGGTGGAAGCGGCCATTGACGAAATGTTCGACACGGCCCTCAGCCTGCACGGCACTCTCTCCGGCGAACACGGCATCGGGACGGCCAAGGCCCGGTGGATGGAAAAGGAAACCTCGCGCGGCACCATTCTCTTTTCGCAGCGCCTGCGCCGCGCCCTTGATCCCAAGGGCCTGCTCAATCCCACCAAGCTGGTGAGCATCCGTTAG